The Chryseobacterium glaciei DNA window CTTGCGGAACGTATTCTTTGGCGAATAATTGCCCAGGTGGAATTAATGAAATCATCCAATCTAGAGTGAACGGAGAAGTTTCTGATATTGAAAATCACGAAGATTTTTCTCAAAAAGTAATGAGCATTCTGCATGGAAGTTATGATAAAGATTCTATTAAAAATTCAATCAGATCAAGGTTTTCAAAGGATATTATTTTAGATAAATATGAAAAGGTTTTGCTTGATTTAATGAAGAAATAATCATTGTAACCTATTTTATGAGCTTTTATATTTCCTTACATTTGCTCTCCAAAATTTTATCTAAAAAGTCAATATTTCATACATGAAAAAAATCCCCAAAATTGGATGTGCTTGCGAAAAACCTACCTCCGATTATACTGAATACAGAAGTTCAGAATTAGGAATAGACCGTACTAACGGAAGAAATGCCGAAGTAACGATTCAACAATGCAAGCTTTGTCAGAGAATTTGGATTCATTATTTTGTTGAATTTGAGCATCATTCTAAATCCGGAAGATGGTATAAAGGAATTGTTACTAAAAAAGACCGTTCACAAATAACTCCTGAAAATGCCGTGGAACATCTTGAACATCTTGAATGGTATGTTTATGGAGGTTCCTATTTTGAAAATACCGGAACATTTGGAGAAGGGAAGGTTAACGTCGATGTGTAAATTCTGTTTTAAACTAAAAACACTATTAAAAATCAATTAAAATAATTGAAATTTTAAAAAAAACCATGAATGACGAATTAAAAAAAGAAATACACAGTAAGTATAAAAAATACGTCACTGAAAATTATAATGAAAAATATATTTATCGATTAATACTTCAGGAAGGTTATAATAAACAGGATGTAGATGAAGTAATGAAGGAAATACATGCTGAAAAACAGAAAGTATTAAAACAAAAAAATAAGTATCGTACTATTATTAGCATCATACTATATATAGTGGGTACTATTGTCTTTTTTTCAGGGATAGTATTAATGACTTTAGCGGGACCTAGATTTGGAATTGCTGTAATTGTTCTTGCAGTAATTATATGGATAAGGGCAAATAGATAATAACTTTTTTATATATTTTTTCAAACCTTAAATTCAATATATAAATTTGACAAATCTCACTTTCTCACGTGGTAATTAATCAGTAAATTTGTAAGAATAAAGAAATTTAATAATAAACAAATTCATAAAATAACATGAGTCAATTCGATGTTACCGTAATCGGTTCTGGTCCTGGTGGTTATGTTGCTGCAATTCGTGCTGCACAATTAGGTTTCACAACAGCAATTATTGAAAAATACCCAACTTTAGGCGGAACTTGTCTTAACGTGGGATGTATTCCGTCAAAAGCGCTTCTAGACAGCTCTGAACATTTCGAAAATGCAAAACATAATTTCGCAGGTCACGGAATCATTATCAATGAGCCTCAGGCAGACATTGCAAGAATGATCGAGCGTAAAAACGAAGTTATCAAGCAAAATACAGACGGAATCAGCTATCTAATGAACAAAAACAAAATCACTGTTTTTGAAGGTGTTGGAAGTTTCGAATCTGCTACTCAGATCAAAGTAACGAAAAACGACGGTTCTACGGAAACGATCGATTTTAAATATACAATCATTGCAACAGGTTCTAAACCAACTTCTTTACCTTTCATCACGTTAGATAAAGAAAGAGTAATTACTTCTACAGAAGCTTTAAATCTTAAGGAAATTCCTAAGCATTTAGTAGTAATTGGTGGTGGAGTTATCGGTCTAGAATTAGGTTCTGTTTACCTAAGATTAGGTGCTCAGGTAACTGTTGTTGAGTTTATGGACAAGATCATTCCTACAATGGACGGAGCTTTAAGTAAAGAATTAACGAAAGTTCTTAAGAAACAAGGAATGAAATTTATGCTTTCTACGGCTGTTTCTGCAGTGGAAAGAAATGGAGATACTGTAAAAATCACAGCTAAAGATAAAAAAGGAGAAGAAGTAACTGTTGAAGGAGATTACTGTCTAGTTTCTGTAGGTAGAAAACCTTTCACAGACGGTCTTGGACTTGAAAAAGCAGGTGTTGAGCTTGACGAAAGAGGAAGAGTGAAAACTAACGACAACTTACAGACTAACGTTGCAAACATCTATGCGATCGGGGACGTTATCAAAGGGGCAATGTTGGCTCACAAAGCTGAAGAAGAAGGAGTTTTTGTTGCTGAAACATTGGCTGGACAAAAACCTCACGTTAACTATAACTTAATTCCTGGTGTTGTTTACACTTGGCCTGAAGTTGCCGGAGTTGGTAAAACTGAAGAGCAGTTGAAGGAAGAAGGTGTAGCTTACAAAGTTGGATCTTTCCCAATGAGAGCTTTAGGAAGAAGCCGTGCAAGTGGTGATGTTGATGGTTTGGTTAAAATCCTTGCAGACGAAAAAACTGACGAAGTTTTAGGAATGCACATCGTAGGAGCTAGAGCTGCCGACTTGATCGCTGAAGGGGTAATTGCAATGGAATTCCGTGCAAGTGCAGAAGATATCGCAAGAAGTTCTCACGCTCACCCGACGTATGCAGAGGCTATCAAGGAAGCTGCATTGGATGCGACAGGTAAGAGACCTATTCATATGTAATTATAATTGATTAATTTTTAATCATTTAAATATAAAAGAGAAATCATTTTTGGTTTCTCTTTTTTTTGGCATAAAAATGGAAATTGACCTAATAAATTTAGTTATGAAAAATATTTTTATTGGTTTGATGCTTTTTGCAGGAATTTATTCATTTGCACAGGAAGCAGGAAAGGCAGGGGAACTTTTAAGAAATGAAGCTTCCACGACAGAAATGCAGTCAACAAAGACTAGAGGTTTCGATAATAGAAATAATAACTCAAATAATTCAGGTTTTAGAAATCCGAATAATCAAAATAACAATAACAAAGGAAGAAATCCGAATTATCAATGGAATCAAAATTATGGGTATTCAGAAGTTTTTCTAAGAATTCCTGAAATGGGATATTTTACGGTTGAACTTGGTGATCAGACGATTTCAAACAATTCCGGAAAGTATCGTTTTTTCGATTTACAGTCGGGTAGAGTTCCAATTTCGATTTATGATAATGGATTTTTAATTTACCGAACAACTTTACAGCTTCGAAATAATAACAGATTAGTGCTTGATTTCTTCACTAATAATGGGTTGTATTTGTTAGATTCATATCCGGTTCAAAGTCAGTCTTACGGCTTCAATGACTGGAATGATGTTTGGAATGATCTGTACGGAAATAATCAATCAGGAAATTGGAATAATTCAGGAAATGTGATGGATAATACCTTCCGACAGTTTTTTGCAATGTTTCAAAGAGAGCGATTTGATGATGGGAAAATTGCCTTGGTCAACCAACAGATGCGTAGTTCACAATTTACTTCTGAACAAATCAGAGATCTGGTGAAGTCAATAAGTTTTGATAAAAATAAACTTATGCTTGCAAAATCTATGTACAGTAAATGTGTAGATAAGAATAAATATTTTCTGGTAAGCGATGCATTTGACTACGAAAGCAGTAAGCGTGAGCTGAGGGAGTTTATAGCAAAATCATAAAATAAAAATGAAGAGAAGTTAATTTACTTCTCTTTTTTGGTTAGCAGGATATTTTCAATCATTATTAAAAAATGAGACTATTTTAATTATAATGATAGTTTTTTTGAAGCTTCAACCCTAAAACTCTCAAACACACTCACCCAAAAACTAGCAATTATTTTCCGTACCTTTGTCGCTTAATTTTATCATTAATGCAATTAGGGAAAACTCAAACTTTAAAAATTTCAGAAAAAACAAGTTCTGGATTAATATTAACGGACGAATCTGGTGAAAAAGCTTTTTTACCTAAAATTTTTGTTCATGAAGAAAAAGAAATCGATGAAGAAATTGAAGTTTTCGTATATCAGGATGATAATAAATTAAAAGCAACTACGGAAACTCCATTAGCAGAAGTAGGAGAGTTTGCAGTGATGGGCTGTGTACAGAGTCTTCCAAGTGGTGCGTTTATGGATTGGGGAATCATTAAAGATCTTTTCATTCCTTACAAACAACAGAAGTCTAAAATTCTTGAAGGAAAAAGATATCTGGTTTATCTGTATGTTGATGAAAGGCTAGATTTGATCACAGGAACTACAACATTCAAAAGAAATCCTCAGTATGAAGATCTGCCTTTCCAAAAAGGAGATAAAGTGGATCTGATTTTAATGAATGAAAGTGAATTGGGCTGGAATGTTGTGATTAACAAACAATATATTGGACTTATTTACACTTCCGACGTTTTCAAAAAATTATATCCACTATCTGAGGAAAAAGGTTACATCAAAGCAATCCGTGAAGACGGGAAAATTGATGTTTCTCTACAGCCGGAAGGTTTTGAAAACATTGACGAGTTCAAACAAAAGATTTTGGATAAATTAAATGACAATTACGGATTACTTTATCTTTCTGATAAATCTACTCCGGAAGAGATTCAGGATGCGCTTCAAATGAGTAAAAAGAACTTTAAAAAAGCCCTTGGCGGATTATATAAAGATAAGATCGTTGAGATTTTAGATGATAAGATCAAATTAGTATAAAATAAAAAGGAGCAGAATTTTCTGCTCCTTTTTTATTTATTTTTTACATTTAGAATTATATTCTTGTTCGGCTGCTATTTGTCCATATTGAACGAACTCCGACCATTTTGTACAAGCTTCTTCTTTTTTTCCTAAGGCAAAATATATGGATGCATAGTTGTAGTGAGCATCGAGGTTATATTTATTTTCTTCAGCAGATTTTTTAAAATTTTCAATTGCACAAGTATAGTTTTTGTGTTCAAAACAGTTTAACCCAAGTTTGAAAAAATGTTGTGAATTTTCAATATCATTACTATTTAAAGGTGTTCTAATATCATCATATTTTTGGGTATTGTATGCTGCTATTATGTGATTAAAAGTATTATTTGAAATATTGTATTGATGGCCAATTACTATAAAGGGCATTTTAATAAATTTATAATTTTTAACATCACTTAAATCCCAATGATTATAAGAAGTATTAAAGGAAGAAATAACCTTTTCTCTATTCTGAGGGGAAAGTTTTTCAGTATGTGTAAAATTGACTTTTATATCCTTATTTTGAATATCAAATAATAAATAGCCTTTAGCTTTAAATACTGGATCATAAGTATTTACTGGAGTATTTTTAAAAATGTCAATATTAGGTATTGGTGTTAATGCGATAGTTGTTGAAAGAGTGTCCTTATTTATATTGTTTGCTTTATCTAATTTCTGTAAAGCATCATATTTTTTTAAGTAGTATCTTATATTGGTATTGTCACTTTTTTCAGAAAAGAAATCGATAAATACTAGTTCGTTTTCAGATAATTTTTCAATTAATTTATATCTATTTTCATTAATTATAATTTTATTATTATCAACTTTGAATTTAATCGGAAATATGGAATTTTTCCTATTTGAATATTCTTTAGAAAAAAAAGAGTTTTTATCGAAAACAAATATTTCAGATGGGTTTTTTACAATTTCTTGAGAAAAATATTTACTTCCATCTTTCATTTCTTTTTTATAAATAATCCATTCTCCGTTAAGAAGGGTCATATCGATTTGAGAAAATAGGAAAGGTGATGATATTATTACAAATAGTAATGAAAGAAATTTTTGCATATTTATTAATTGCTACAAAAATATAAAAAGATAGTTGTAAAACAAAAGGAGCAGAAAATTCTGCTCCTTTTGTTATGTTTAATCTCTGTTTTTAATGAGTAACCAACCTGTGTAAACTCTTCCGTCAGAAACTTTTATGGTATACCAATAATTTCCTGTAGGTAATGGAGTTCCGTTTAATTTTCCGTCCCATTCAAGAGGTTTTTTAGAGATGATTTCTTTGAAAACAGGAAGACCTCTTCGATCGTAAAGATTGATTTCAGTTCCAGGGTAATTTTCTAGTCCAACAATCTTCCATTTATCGTTTCTTCCGTCTCCGTTTGGAGTAATCGCATTCGGAATATTAAAAATCGAAAAATTCTTTTCACC harbors:
- a CDS encoding tetratricopeptide repeat protein; protein product: MQKFLSLLFVIISSPFLFSQIDMTLLNGEWIIYKKEMKDGSKYFSQEIVKNPSEIFVFDKNSFFSKEYSNRKNSIFPIKFKVDNNKIIINENRYKLIEKLSENELVFIDFFSEKSDNTNIRYYLKKYDALQKLDKANNINKDTLSTTIALTPIPNIDIFKNTPVNTYDPVFKAKGYLLFDIQNKDIKVNFTHTEKLSPQNREKVISSFNTSYNHWDLSDVKNYKFIKMPFIVIGHQYNISNNTFNHIIAAYNTQKYDDIRTPLNSNDIENSQHFFKLGLNCFEHKNYTCAIENFKKSAEENKYNLDAHYNYASIYFALGKKEEACTKWSEFVQYGQIAAEQEYNSKCKK
- the lpdA gene encoding dihydrolipoyl dehydrogenase, whose translation is MSQFDVTVIGSGPGGYVAAIRAAQLGFTTAIIEKYPTLGGTCLNVGCIPSKALLDSSEHFENAKHNFAGHGIIINEPQADIARMIERKNEVIKQNTDGISYLMNKNKITVFEGVGSFESATQIKVTKNDGSTETIDFKYTIIATGSKPTSLPFITLDKERVITSTEALNLKEIPKHLVVIGGGVIGLELGSVYLRLGAQVTVVEFMDKIIPTMDGALSKELTKVLKKQGMKFMLSTAVSAVERNGDTVKITAKDKKGEEVTVEGDYCLVSVGRKPFTDGLGLEKAGVELDERGRVKTNDNLQTNVANIYAIGDVIKGAMLAHKAEEEGVFVAETLAGQKPHVNYNLIPGVVYTWPEVAGVGKTEEQLKEEGVAYKVGSFPMRALGRSRASGDVDGLVKILADEKTDEVLGMHIVGARAADLIAEGVIAMEFRASAEDIARSSHAHPTYAEAIKEAALDATGKRPIHM
- a CDS encoding S1 RNA-binding domain-containing protein, whose translation is MQLGKTQTLKISEKTSSGLILTDESGEKAFLPKIFVHEEKEIDEEIEVFVYQDDNKLKATTETPLAEVGEFAVMGCVQSLPSGAFMDWGIIKDLFIPYKQQKSKILEGKRYLVYLYVDERLDLITGTTTFKRNPQYEDLPFQKGDKVDLILMNESELGWNVVINKQYIGLIYTSDVFKKLYPLSEEKGYIKAIREDGKIDVSLQPEGFENIDEFKQKILDKLNDNYGLLYLSDKSTPEEIQDALQMSKKNFKKALGGLYKDKIVEILDDKIKLV
- a CDS encoding DUF4476 domain-containing protein, giving the protein MKNIFIGLMLFAGIYSFAQEAGKAGELLRNEASTTEMQSTKTRGFDNRNNNSNNSGFRNPNNQNNNNKGRNPNYQWNQNYGYSEVFLRIPEMGYFTVELGDQTISNNSGKYRFFDLQSGRVPISIYDNGFLIYRTTLQLRNNNRLVLDFFTNNGLYLLDSYPVQSQSYGFNDWNDVWNDLYGNNQSGNWNNSGNVMDNTFRQFFAMFQRERFDDGKIALVNQQMRSSQFTSEQIRDLVKSISFDKNKLMLAKSMYSKCVDKNKYFLVSDAFDYESSKRELREFIAKS